In Acidaminococcus fermentans DSM 20731, one genomic interval encodes:
- the rpsT gene encoding 30S ribosomal protein S20 codes for MPNIKSSIRSVKTDAERRAANGPVKAEIRSTARKVEAFAAAGSKEEAQATLKVAASLLDKAARKGTVNKKAAARKKSRLAKKVNAVK; via the coding sequence ATGCCGAATATTAAGTCTTCCATTCGTAGTGTCAAGACTGATGCCGAACGGCGCGCTGCCAATGGCCCGGTGAAAGCTGAAATCCGCAGCACCGCACGCAAGGTTGAAGCTTTTGCTGCTGCAGGATCCAAAGAAGAGGCCCAGGCCACTTTGAAAGTAGCAGCGAGCTTATTAGATAAAGCTGCTCGGAAGGGCACGGTGAACAAAAAAGCCGCAGCTCGCAAGAAATCCCGTTTAGCTAAGAAAGTCAACGCAGTAAAATAA